The genomic segment CATCACAAACAGCAAGCGGTAGAGCACCGATTGCTCGGGGAAAAAGATCGCCACGCAGGGCAGGGCCACGAGCATGCTGACGCCCATCACCACCAGAATCAGCCCGTTGAAGTTGGGCAGGATGGAGGCCTCGTCTTTGGCAAACGTGCGGTCCGCCACAAAGCGGGTGAACGACAGTTGAACCAGGCCGGTGCTGATCAGTGAGATCAGAAACAGGTAGGTCACCGTGACCTGAAACTGCGACACACTGACCCGGGGCGACGCCACCCCCGCCCCCGCGCTCAGCAGGCCAATCAGCATGATGCCCACGATGGAAAGCACCCAGGGCCCGGAGCTGATGATGCCGGCGAAAGCGTAGGCCTGCAGCAAACCTGCATAGGTCTGCTTTCGCAGGAGTTTGCGGAGTTCGAAGCCTATGCCTGCCATGCGAAGTTCTTGTCGTAAAGCGACCGGTAGCGGTCAAACATGATGTGCTGTGCGTAGTATTTTTTGACGCGCCGGATACCCGACTCGCGGGCCCGCTGCCATTCGGCCGGATCGCCCAGTAGCTCGAGCGTGGCTTCTGCCATGGCCTGGGGGTCTGCAATCCGCACCACCCGCCCGGATGCGCCCAAGGCCTCATCCTCGCCCGGCAAGCCATACACCAGTTGGCGGCAAGAGCCCACATCGGTACTGACGGTGGGCACGCCCGCGGCATAGCCCTCCAGAATGACCAAGGGAAGGGCTTCGCTGATGGAAGTGAGAACCACCAGCCCGACTTGGGGCAGCAGCTCAGTGAGCTTTTGGAATCCCAGGAATTTGACGGTGTTTTCGAGCCCGAGTTGGGCCACCAGATCGCGGCACTCTTGCGCGTATTCCGGCGACTCGTCTTCGGGGCCGGCGATCCAGGCCTCCACCCCGGGCATGCGGTTGGCGATGATGCGCGCAGCGCGGATGTAGGTCTTGATGTCTTTGATCGGCACCACACGGCCAATCAGGCACAACACCTGGGGCGGGCCATCCGGCCAGTCTTGGCGCAAGGCACCGAACTTCACCACGTCGATCCCGTTGGCGATGTTGGAGGTGCGCTCCTCGGGCGCGCCGTCGAGCAACTGCCGTTGCCGGTTCGCTTCGTACAGCGCCACGATGTCGTTCGCCGCGTGGTACGTCACGTAGCCGAGATGCTCAAAAAAACGGATCCACAACTGCCGGAAGTAGCTGACACGCGAGGGGTCGTGCTCAAACACGCTGCGGTTGTCCTTGA from the Rhodoferax potami genome contains:
- the pelF gene encoding GT4 family glycosyltransferase PelF, yielding MTATTSPTSEPVLPKAEQVDVMLLLEGTFPFVSGGVSSWVQQIILGFPDIRFGAIFLGSRKQDYGHMRYALPPNLVHLETAYLYEDEAPPPIARVKAPAKSMELVERMHDMFENDLRHPECPHLFASMMDEAGPGGMLSQDMFLYSEGSWDYIKKIYRSRSTDPSFVDYFWTVRTIHRPFWGLREVAVRAPKARIYHAVSTGYAGILGVLLKHRNKRPFMLSEHGIYVKERKIDLYQAQWIKDNRSVFEHDPSRVSYFRQLWIRFFEHLGYVTYHAANDIVALYEANRQRQLLDGAPEERTSNIANGIDVVKFGALRQDWPDGPPQVLCLIGRVVPIKDIKTYIRAARIIANRMPGVEAWIAGPEDESPEYAQECRDLVAQLGLENTVKFLGFQKLTELLPQVGLVVLTSISEALPLVILEGYAAGVPTVSTDVGSCRQLVYGLPGEDEALGASGRVVRIADPQAMAEATLELLGDPAEWQRARESGIRRVKKYYAQHIMFDRYRSLYDKNFAWQA